One Halalkalicoccus sp. NIPERK01 genomic region harbors:
- a CDS encoding M14 family zinc carboxypeptidase, whose translation MKDFKMDRATHERAASERLSDVPISRRGFVRLSAATAGALALPGSAHSDHTSEKTGDRYEFIRNHTPEDYEIPTLIRLNGEDGLSAVDDGLTAYRETRTPEPAAYGRLDEGAVSAVLDVEAVSELVHSPGANPFWMLGDYSEGVFPDPEESVDYVGFEETEAGLSHLADEHPERLALSSIGESPGHRDLLDGEVDPKDLWVAELTNDVGNRETFAGKGKLVSTLSIHGDERVGVEAGNRFIERVLGGEEPDVEAVLDEVVLVFLYANPDGWVARDPRYSGGLDAFERESATGVDPNRQYPTAGWIDPVHYPADPDGADLINGSAGVDGDVPDRVAEHAPDSLAIAHHVRGYENVELFADLHGMHWSEQFVVSLVANGQFDHRALAEMDRLNRAIGAGIEEEIGSLEENMGAISLGPERYDPVREEGGDLPDTEAMLPGSLYDFGTVYDALDYGTTGALLGWAAHPEEAGGLGAKSIALEMAFSNTITPMEAEYIPELVATQAGAYVGALRTMSREVPDLSAPGIAGERSTAVVTTDSLTRSSDTLSFVGAESERTRTTVEIDPKGTETIALTVSPPTDEVSIHVRPDGTEPIRATLSDPDGAERRSFNGAGGGSKRESGWTIADPAVGQWRVTVENPRSASTEVAVLVDAVVSDASDDAPDPRDVLGYEQRLYDSTPLAYFESYAEFAEGSVEFVSPTEVEEGVLVEDDEAVYDNVVLIHDAIDAPDAIDEYVETGGTLVLTDAGIRVLCDLQAGSTALIDSRAVSTDEHEFAALDEHRAGGHPLLADTREIERELWTLAPKGYAIGEEAPVTTVVPEVFEAAGGSIAATIDGGVAVGSLGNVHVIGSLLPPSSQAHLHPFGLLDHSVSTLGHTILSNALGYEIARGENEPLF comes from the coding sequence ATGAAGGACTTCAAGATGGACCGCGCGACACACGAACGGGCGGCGAGCGAGCGGCTCTCCGACGTACCGATCTCCCGGCGGGGGTTCGTTCGGCTGTCGGCGGCGACGGCCGGCGCGCTCGCGCTCCCGGGGAGCGCCCACAGCGACCACACCTCGGAGAAGACCGGCGATCGCTACGAGTTCATCCGGAACCACACCCCCGAGGACTACGAGATCCCGACGCTGATACGGCTCAACGGGGAGGACGGGCTCTCGGCGGTCGACGACGGGCTCACGGCCTACCGCGAGACGCGCACGCCCGAACCCGCGGCCTACGGCCGCCTCGACGAGGGGGCGGTCTCGGCCGTCCTCGACGTCGAGGCCGTCTCGGAGCTCGTCCACTCGCCGGGCGCGAACCCGTTCTGGATGCTCGGGGACTACTCGGAGGGGGTGTTCCCCGATCCCGAGGAGAGCGTCGACTACGTTGGGTTCGAGGAGACGGAGGCCGGCCTCTCGCATCTCGCGGATGAACACCCCGAACGCCTCGCACTCTCCTCGATCGGCGAGAGCCCCGGCCACCGGGACCTCCTCGACGGCGAGGTCGATCCGAAGGACCTCTGGGTGGCCGAACTCACGAACGACGTCGGGAACCGGGAGACGTTCGCCGGGAAGGGGAAACTCGTCTCCACCCTCTCGATCCACGGCGACGAGCGCGTCGGCGTCGAGGCCGGAAACCGGTTCATCGAGCGCGTGCTCGGGGGGGAGGAACCGGATGTCGAGGCCGTCCTCGACGAGGTCGTCCTCGTGTTCCTGTACGCGAACCCTGACGGCTGGGTGGCCCGCGACCCGCGGTACTCGGGCGGGCTCGACGCCTTCGAGCGCGAGAGCGCGACGGGGGTCGATCCCAACCGCCAGTACCCGACGGCCGGGTGGATCGACCCGGTCCACTACCCCGCCGACCCCGACGGTGCGGACCTCATCAACGGTTCGGCGGGCGTCGACGGGGACGTCCCCGACCGCGTCGCCGAGCACGCGCCCGATTCGCTCGCGATCGCTCACCACGTGCGCGGCTACGAGAACGTCGAACTCTTCGCCGACCTTCACGGGATGCACTGGTCCGAGCAGTTCGTCGTCTCGCTGGTCGCGAACGGACAGTTCGATCACCGAGCACTCGCGGAGATGGACCGGCTCAACCGCGCGATCGGCGCGGGCATCGAGGAGGAGATCGGGTCGCTTGAGGAGAACATGGGGGCGATCTCGCTCGGGCCCGAGCGCTACGACCCCGTCCGCGAGGAGGGCGGGGACCTCCCCGACACGGAGGCGATGTTGCCCGGATCGCTCTACGACTTCGGGACGGTCTACGACGCCCTCGACTACGGCACCACGGGCGCGTTGCTGGGCTGGGCGGCCCACCCCGAGGAGGCGGGCGGCCTCGGCGCGAAGTCGATCGCCCTCGAGATGGCGTTTTCGAACACCATCACGCCGATGGAGGCGGAGTACATCCCCGAACTCGTGGCGACCCAGGCCGGCGCGTACGTCGGCGCGCTCCGGACGATGAGCCGCGAGGTTCCCGACCTCTCGGCGCCGGGGATCGCCGGCGAGCGCTCGACGGCGGTCGTCACGACCGACTCGCTGACCCGCTCGTCGGACACGCTCTCGTTCGTCGGCGCGGAGTCGGAGCGGACCCGCACCACCGTCGAGATCGACCCGAAGGGGACGGAAACGATCGCGCTCACGGTCTCGCCGCCGACCGACGAGGTCTCGATCCACGTCCGGCCCGACGGGACCGAACCGATCCGCGCGACGCTCTCGGACCCCGACGGGGCCGAGCGACGGTCGTTCAACGGCGCGGGCGGCGGATCGAAACGCGAGTCCGGATGGACGATCGCCGACCCCGCCGTCGGCCAGTGGCGCGTCACCGTCGAGAACCCCCGATCCGCGAGCACCGAGGTGGCCGTGCTGGTCGACGCGGTCGTCTCCGACGCGAGCGACGACGCGCCCGATCCGCGGGACGTGCTCGGCTACGAACAGCGCCTCTACGACTCGACGCCCCTCGCGTACTTCGAGAGCTACGCCGAGTTCGCGGAGGGCAGCGTCGAGTTCGTCTCGCCAACGGAGGTCGAAGAGGGGGTGCTCGTCGAGGACGACGAGGCGGTCTACGACAACGTCGTCCTGATCCACGACGCGATCGACGCTCCCGACGCGATCGACGAGTACGTCGAGACCGGCGGCACGCTCGTGCTGACCGACGCCGGGATCCGGGTGCTCTGTGACCTGCAGGCAGGTTCCACGGCGCTCATCGACTCCCGTGCCGTCTCGACCGACGAACACGAGTTCGCCGCGCTCGACGAGCACAGGGCCGGCGGTCACCCGCTACTGGCCGACACCCGCGAGATCGAACGCGAACTCTGGACGCTCGCGCCGAAGGGGTACGCCATCGGGGAGGAAGCGCCGGTCACGACGGTCGTCCCCGAGGTCTTCGAGGCCGCCGGGGGGTCGATCGCGGCCACGATCGACGGCGGGGTCGCCGTCGGTTCGCTCGGGAACGTCCACGTGATCGGAAGCCTGCTCCCCCCGAGCAGCCAGGCCCACCTGCACCCCTTCGGCCTGCTCGACC